One genomic region from Leifsonia poae encodes:
- a CDS encoding acylphosphatase yields MIRRNAIVEGRVQGVGFRWGAQDAAHRLGVAGFARNLPDGTVEVEVEGEPDRVERMLAWLRHGPPGSQVDRVIVTERPPVGDAGFRIRATE; encoded by the coding sequence ATGATCCGCAGGAACGCGATCGTCGAGGGACGTGTGCAGGGTGTCGGCTTCCGCTGGGGCGCCCAGGACGCCGCTCACCGGCTCGGGGTGGCCGGGTTCGCCCGCAACCTGCCCGACGGAACGGTCGAAGTGGAGGTCGAGGGCGAACCCGACCGGGTCGAACGGATGCTCGCCTGGCTGCGGCACGGTCCGCCCGGTTCCCAGGTCGACCGGGTGATCGTGACTGAACGGCCGCCGGTCGGCGATGCCGGATTCCGCATCCGCGCGACAGAATAG
- a CDS encoding aminodeoxychorismate lyase: MTRATLLTITAPAVGAADAAPSGSLGFAAADPDAPQVLLTDLGLTRGDGVFETISVVDAHPQALEPHLLRLAHSAALLDLAEPDLAVWRLAVLSGIEAFHLEHGHNRELYAKLILTRGAEGTGQPSGWVYVADAEDFGPARRGIRVVTLDRGYRHDVAETSPWLLAGAKTLSYATNRAALREAARRGADDVVFVSSDGFALEGPTSNVIVLDGHTVRTPQTDQGILAGTTQASVFEFFEQQGFRTSYERIPADALTRADALWLVSSVRQAAPVTHLDGQEFPVDAPLSDALNEFLLSRTS, from the coding sequence ATGACTCGTGCAACGCTGCTCACCATCACCGCCCCGGCCGTCGGGGCCGCCGACGCCGCCCCATCCGGCTCGCTCGGGTTCGCCGCGGCCGACCCGGATGCGCCCCAGGTTCTGCTGACGGATCTCGGCCTCACCCGAGGCGACGGCGTCTTCGAGACGATCAGCGTCGTCGACGCACATCCGCAGGCCCTCGAACCGCATCTGCTGAGGCTGGCGCATTCAGCCGCTCTGCTCGACCTCGCCGAGCCCGACCTCGCGGTGTGGCGCCTCGCCGTCCTCTCCGGAATCGAGGCGTTCCACCTCGAGCACGGTCACAACCGCGAACTCTACGCGAAACTCATCCTCACCCGGGGAGCGGAGGGCACCGGACAGCCGAGCGGGTGGGTGTACGTGGCCGATGCGGAAGACTTCGGCCCCGCCCGCCGCGGCATCCGGGTCGTCACGCTCGACCGCGGCTACCGCCACGACGTCGCCGAGACTTCGCCCTGGCTTCTGGCCGGCGCGAAGACCCTCTCCTACGCAACGAACCGGGCCGCGCTGCGCGAGGCCGCCCGGCGGGGCGCCGACGACGTGGTGTTCGTCAGCTCCGACGGTTTCGCCCTCGAAGGGCCGACCTCGAATGTGATCGTGCTCGACGGGCATACCGTGCGAACGCCCCAGACCGATCAGGGCATCCTCGCGGGCACCACCCAGGCGAGCGTCTTCGAGTTCTTCGAACAGCAGGGCTTCCGAACGTCGTACGAGCGCATCCCCGCCGACGCGTTGACACGCGCCGACGCCCTCTGGCTGGTGTCGAGCGTGCGCCAGGCCGCGCCCGTGACCCACCTCGACGGCCAGGAGTTCCCGGTGGATGCGCCCCTGAGCGATGCGCTCAACGAGTTCCTCCTCTCGCGCACAAGCTGA
- a CDS encoding alpha/beta hydrolase, whose protein sequence is MRSGEATTLPYRPTPPIAMITDDPGAGEPSGIHRIAAARTAKAVELRGAHTEVTAAVAAVSASTWRGASQLAFEAAMHAIVPDLLLLASGLEAQAIALHGYATRVDQIKNRQATLEAQRRTARAALAGLQMMLQTLQLSSRYELPPVSSARAEEHHAGLARQRANLTEQIADETARLARIDAEWRLLVGWRRQADSACQTALSGNDILGALAPLTGTVLQSSTPVSLLTMLSGLSASDLWILLQERPELANKLAASDPASIAGWWAAMNGPTPGVPSDAQNALITLIPSVIGNLDGVAYYARDRANTLVLDRALAEAAGNPNTDPVILETLRALKTALGPGMRDTPPRQFVAFSLDPDPKAAITRGDLDTATNVTYLVPGMGTNVAGNIGTYVDAANALRREQMGVTNDPDPSRFAVIAWLDYSAPSARDVVSVSRDDLAQVGAERLADALNGLRAARTMSGRDLDVSVVAHSYGTNVAALALTRARADHLVLLGSAGVSTTIPNARSLNVPSGELFASQGAHDGWAGIGQVLSGRQDPTAPAFGAHGFSSEEGEDENGRPLHGITQHGPFAPRDEPNSYSYLDSDTNSLHNTARATTGLGANLPIAGTPSERAARQLVDRANDLARKGLP, encoded by the coding sequence TTGCGCTCCGGTGAGGCCACGACGCTCCCCTACCGTCCGACCCCTCCGATCGCGATGATCACCGACGATCCTGGTGCCGGCGAACCGTCCGGCATCCATAGAATCGCTGCGGCTCGCACAGCGAAGGCCGTCGAGCTGCGCGGCGCGCACACCGAGGTGACGGCCGCCGTCGCCGCGGTATCAGCGTCGACCTGGCGCGGCGCCTCACAGCTCGCGTTCGAGGCGGCGATGCACGCGATCGTGCCCGATCTCCTCCTTCTCGCCTCCGGTCTGGAGGCGCAGGCGATCGCTCTGCACGGCTACGCCACCCGGGTTGACCAGATCAAGAATCGGCAGGCCACTCTCGAAGCGCAGCGACGCACCGCTCGGGCCGCCCTCGCCGGATTGCAGATGATGTTGCAGACCCTGCAGCTCTCTTCCCGATATGAGCTGCCCCCGGTCTCATCGGCGCGGGCCGAGGAGCACCACGCCGGCCTCGCACGACAGCGAGCGAATCTGACCGAGCAGATCGCCGACGAGACCGCTCGACTCGCGCGCATCGACGCGGAGTGGCGCCTCCTGGTGGGTTGGCGCCGCCAGGCCGACTCCGCCTGCCAGACCGCCCTCTCCGGCAACGACATTCTCGGCGCCCTTGCGCCGCTGACCGGCACGGTGCTGCAGTCGTCAACACCCGTCAGCCTCCTGACCATGCTCTCCGGGCTCAGTGCCAGCGACCTCTGGATCCTGCTCCAGGAGCGTCCCGAGCTGGCCAACAAACTCGCCGCGAGCGACCCCGCCTCGATCGCGGGGTGGTGGGCAGCCATGAACGGCCCCACGCCCGGCGTGCCCTCCGACGCTCAGAACGCGCTCATCACGCTGATCCCCTCCGTGATCGGCAACCTCGACGGCGTCGCCTACTACGCCCGCGACCGTGCGAACACCCTCGTCCTCGACCGAGCCCTCGCCGAGGCGGCCGGCAACCCGAACACCGACCCCGTCATCCTCGAGACGCTCCGCGCCCTCAAAACCGCTCTCGGCCCGGGGATGCGCGACACTCCGCCCCGTCAGTTCGTCGCCTTCTCTCTCGACCCCGATCCGAAGGCCGCGATCACGCGCGGCGACCTCGACACGGCGACGAACGTCACCTATCTCGTGCCCGGAATGGGCACGAACGTCGCCGGAAACATCGGAACCTACGTCGATGCTGCCAATGCGCTCAGGCGTGAACAGATGGGTGTGACGAATGACCCGGACCCTTCACGATTCGCGGTCATCGCATGGCTGGACTACTCAGCACCGAGCGCACGCGACGTGGTGAGCGTGTCGCGCGATGATCTGGCGCAGGTTGGAGCCGAGCGGCTCGCGGATGCGCTGAATGGCCTTCGGGCAGCGCGCACGATGAGCGGACGAGACCTCGACGTCTCGGTCGTCGCACACTCCTACGGCACGAATGTGGCCGCCCTGGCCCTGACACGCGCTCGCGCTGACCACCTCGTCCTCCTCGGTTCAGCAGGCGTCTCCACCACGATTCCGAATGCGCGATCCCTCAATGTGCCCTCAGGCGAGCTCTTCGCCAGCCAAGGCGCTCACGACGGGTGGGCAGGCATCGGGCAAGTACTCAGTGGTCGCCAGGACCCAACCGCCCCGGCCTTCGGTGCACACGGCTTCAGCTCCGAAGAGGGCGAAGACGAAAACGGCAGGCCGCTTCACGGCATCACCCAGCACGGGCCGTTCGCTCCGCGGGACGAGCCGAATAGCTACAGCTACCTGGATAGCGACACGAACTCGCTGCACAACACCGCGCGAGCAACGACCGGTCTGGGCGCGAACCTCCCCATAGCGGGCACACCCTCAGAACGCGCGGCGCGGCAACTCGTCGACCGCGCCAACGATCTGGCCAGAAAAGGACTGCCATGA
- a CDS encoding DUF255 domain-containing protein, with amino-acid sequence MANRLADAISPYLRSHADNPVDWFPWGAEAFAEAQRRDVPLLISIGYATCHWCHVMARESFADPVLAAELNAQFVAVKVDREEHPEVDAGYLSAASAFTGNLGWPLTVFATPSGRAFFAGTYFPSAPMAGHASFRQVLDAVSDAWLTRRAEVEENAARVVEALSEAAGAATAVSELPDERALAEAVSLLVRAEDPVFGGFGTEPKFPVAPVLGFLLAREDGGELAARSLERMAASPLRDPVDGGFFRYATRRDWSEPHYERMLYDNALLLREYARAWQRGVTAGEETEWARTAADGIVRFLLDVLRRPAGGFASAQDSESVVDGARVEGAFYRADPSARTHLTPPPVDGKVLTGWNGFAIGALARAGFAFDRPEWLSAARTAAVTLLSHHVRGDGTLVRMSLDGRVSGASASLEDYGGFAGGLLDLALATGEPRFAVSARDLIDLCLGAAGEADCPFEVPGGGDPVLQSSGMGIRVDPSEGAYPSGLSAAASAAHTLYLLTAERRFERAAREAMRVVAAQAVRSPSAFGAALELVSELAAVPEQLVVVLPPGDSHCSGDAPSTRRGCSPPFGAAPRISPRSPPNRPRVLSPRPVSPCSPRARPGMPAPPLTCAATSSAACLRPIRLS; translated from the coding sequence ATGGCGAACCGGCTCGCAGACGCGATCAGCCCGTATCTGCGCTCGCACGCCGACAACCCGGTCGATTGGTTCCCATGGGGCGCAGAGGCGTTCGCCGAGGCGCAGCGCCGGGATGTGCCGCTGCTGATCTCCATCGGCTATGCCACCTGCCACTGGTGCCACGTGATGGCGCGCGAGAGTTTCGCCGATCCGGTGCTCGCGGCCGAGCTGAATGCGCAATTCGTGGCGGTCAAGGTGGATCGGGAGGAGCATCCGGAGGTCGACGCCGGCTATCTCTCCGCCGCCAGCGCTTTCACCGGAAATCTTGGTTGGCCGCTCACCGTCTTCGCCACGCCGAGCGGAAGGGCCTTCTTCGCGGGAACCTATTTTCCGAGCGCCCCGATGGCCGGTCACGCCTCGTTCCGGCAGGTTCTCGACGCCGTTTCGGATGCGTGGCTCACACGCCGAGCAGAAGTGGAGGAGAACGCCGCTCGGGTCGTCGAGGCTTTGAGCGAGGCAGCCGGTGCCGCTACCGCTGTCTCCGAGCTGCCCGATGAGCGCGCCCTCGCCGAGGCCGTCTCGCTGCTCGTCCGCGCTGAAGATCCGGTTTTCGGCGGTTTCGGCACCGAACCCAAGTTCCCGGTGGCGCCCGTTCTCGGTTTCCTGCTCGCGCGTGAGGACGGCGGCGAGTTGGCCGCCCGAAGCCTCGAACGGATGGCCGCCTCCCCGTTGCGCGACCCGGTCGACGGCGGGTTCTTCCGCTACGCGACCCGTCGCGACTGGAGTGAGCCCCACTATGAGCGGATGCTGTACGACAACGCCCTGCTGCTGCGTGAGTATGCGCGCGCCTGGCAGCGCGGTGTCACCGCGGGGGAGGAGACCGAGTGGGCGCGGACGGCCGCCGACGGGATCGTTCGGTTTCTTCTGGACGTTCTGCGTCGCCCGGCCGGCGGTTTCGCGTCGGCGCAGGATTCGGAGAGCGTCGTCGACGGTGCCCGCGTGGAGGGCGCCTTCTACCGTGCCGATCCGTCTGCGCGGACGCACCTGACACCGCCGCCCGTCGACGGCAAAGTGCTCACCGGCTGGAACGGTTTCGCGATCGGCGCCCTGGCCCGGGCCGGGTTCGCGTTCGACCGGCCAGAGTGGTTGTCGGCGGCGCGGACGGCCGCGGTCACGCTCCTTTCGCACCATGTCCGGGGTGACGGAACACTGGTGCGGATGTCGCTCGACGGTCGGGTTTCCGGCGCGAGCGCCAGTCTCGAGGACTACGGCGGCTTTGCCGGCGGGCTGCTCGACCTGGCACTCGCCACCGGTGAACCACGCTTCGCCGTGTCGGCCCGCGATCTGATCGACCTCTGCCTGGGCGCTGCCGGGGAGGCCGACTGCCCGTTCGAGGTTCCGGGCGGTGGCGACCCGGTGCTGCAGAGCAGCGGGATGGGCATCCGAGTGGACCCGTCGGAGGGTGCGTATCCGTCGGGCTTGTCGGCCGCCGCATCCGCCGCCCACACCCTGTATCTGCTGACGGCGGAACGTCGGTTCGAGCGGGCCGCCCGCGAGGCGATGCGGGTGGTCGCCGCCCAGGCCGTTCGGTCGCCGAGCGCGTTCGGGGCCGCATTGGAGCTCGTGTCTGAGCTGGCAGCGGTTCCTGAGCAACTCGTCGTGGTGTTGCCGCCGGGCGATTCGCACTGTTCGGGTGACGCCCCCTCGACCCGGCGGGGATGCTCGCCGCCGTTCGGCGCCGCCCCTCGCATCTCACCGCGATCGCCACCGAACCGGCCGCGCGTGCTTTCGCCGAGGCCGGTTTCACCCTGTTCACCGCGCGCACGACCCGGGATGCCCGCCCCACCGCTTACCTGTGCAGCGACTTCGTCTGCCGCCTGCCTTCGACCGATCCGGCTGAGCTGA
- a CDS encoding NtaA/DmoA family FMN-dependent monooxygenase (This protein belongs to a clade of FMN-dependent monooxygenases, within a broader family of flavin-dependent oxidoreductases, the luciferase-like monooxygenase (LMM) family, some of whose members use coenzyme F420 rather than FMN.), with amino-acid sequence MSDHLILGAVFRGLGAYPSGWRYPGAHNDPLRDVGLLRRTARAAEAAKFDYLFFGEWLATGPDLEFRDPDLLARLDPVSSIAYLAGVTKRIGLIATANTSFFDLYSLARQTASIDRLSAGRAGLNVVTGADPRAAGNHGRDVRDGTEPRYDQAAEFVQALRRLWDSWEDDAFVRDRRGGRLIDPDRLHRTDAVGEHVRVTGPLNAPRPVQGHLPIMHAGTSTRSRQLAREQADLALVAWPTLAEAVAFRTELIRQTRLLGRDGAPKVVTPLLPVVAETTAEARAIFDELLRLLPLDDGSELSRSPDFPTNRSIRSLSGAVGVPLGGVGLDDEVPLRVSRRFTEGGQRLLETVAARTGRLVGGDSAVTYRHLLATHAVPVAAVVGSTQEVADHLEEWFGAGGVDGFNVLTPFLSAPFDAFTSLVVPELQRRGLFRTDYEGSTLREHLGLRRPRNLHRAEGGVGRADDTFDGIVGERASA; translated from the coding sequence ATGTCTGACCACCTGATCCTCGGCGCGGTCTTCCGCGGGCTCGGCGCCTACCCGTCCGGCTGGCGTTACCCGGGTGCCCACAACGATCCGCTGCGGGATGTGGGCCTGTTGCGGCGAACCGCCCGGGCGGCGGAGGCAGCCAAATTCGACTACCTCTTCTTCGGCGAATGGCTGGCGACCGGGCCGGACTTGGAGTTCCGCGACCCCGACCTCCTCGCGCGTCTCGACCCGGTGAGTTCGATCGCATACCTTGCGGGGGTCACCAAACGCATCGGGCTGATCGCCACGGCGAACACCTCCTTCTTCGACCTGTACTCGCTGGCGCGGCAGACGGCGTCGATCGACCGGCTGAGCGCGGGACGAGCCGGGCTCAATGTGGTCACCGGTGCCGACCCGCGGGCGGCCGGCAACCACGGCCGCGATGTGCGGGACGGGACAGAACCCCGCTACGACCAGGCGGCGGAGTTCGTCCAGGCGCTGCGCCGGCTCTGGGACAGCTGGGAGGATGACGCCTTCGTGCGCGACCGCCGAGGCGGCAGGCTCATCGACCCCGACCGCTTGCATCGAACGGATGCGGTGGGCGAGCACGTGCGTGTCACCGGTCCGCTGAACGCCCCCCGCCCGGTGCAGGGGCACCTTCCGATCATGCACGCCGGCACGTCGACGCGCTCGCGGCAGCTCGCGCGGGAGCAGGCGGATCTCGCCCTCGTGGCCTGGCCGACCCTCGCCGAGGCGGTGGCGTTCCGCACCGAGCTCATCCGACAGACCCGTCTGCTCGGCCGGGACGGCGCTCCGAAGGTCGTCACGCCGCTGCTCCCGGTCGTCGCCGAGACGACGGCTGAGGCGCGCGCGATCTTCGACGAGTTGCTGCGCCTGCTCCCTCTGGACGACGGGTCGGAGCTGTCGCGGTCGCCGGACTTTCCGACCAACCGCAGCATCCGGTCGTTGTCGGGTGCCGTCGGCGTGCCGCTGGGGGGCGTCGGACTCGACGACGAGGTTCCGCTGCGCGTCTCACGCCGGTTCACGGAGGGCGGGCAGCGTCTGCTCGAGACGGTGGCGGCCCGAACCGGTCGCCTGGTCGGCGGCGATTCCGCCGTGACCTACCGCCATCTGCTGGCGACGCACGCCGTTCCCGTCGCGGCGGTAGTCGGCAGCACGCAGGAGGTCGCCGATCATCTGGAGGAGTGGTTCGGTGCCGGTGGTGTCGACGGTTTCAACGTGCTGACACCGTTTCTCAGCGCCCCGTTCGACGCGTTCACGTCGCTCGTGGTGCCCGAGCTGCAACGCCGGGGGCTTTTCCGCACCGACTACGAGGGGTCGACGCTGCGGGAGCATCTGGGGCTGCGGCGGCCGCGGAACCTGCACCGCGCAGAAGGCGGGGTCGGCCGCGCCGACGACACATTCGACGGCATCGTCGGCGAGCGCGCCTCGGCCTGA
- the msuE gene encoding FMN reductase: MPQLSTTRPLRVVAVSGSLHTPSKTTALVKEILASFARELTVEAHLVAVNEIGPDFAGALRRDQLPASVEDELQRIENADLLIVASPVYRASFTGLFKHLFDFVGQYALVDKPVLLAATGGSDRHALIIEHQFRPLFGFFQALTLPIGVYANDAEFTDGAVSSLDLQERIDLAVTRSLPLIRSNVAEADSIAKYLGR, translated from the coding sequence ATGCCCCAGCTTTCCACCACCCGGCCATTGCGTGTCGTCGCCGTCTCCGGCAGCCTTCACACCCCGTCGAAGACGACGGCGCTCGTCAAGGAGATTCTCGCGTCATTCGCGCGCGAACTCACCGTCGAGGCGCACCTTGTCGCCGTGAACGAGATCGGTCCCGACTTCGCGGGCGCGCTGCGCCGCGACCAGCTGCCCGCGTCGGTCGAAGACGAACTGCAGCGCATCGAGAACGCCGACCTCCTCATCGTGGCGAGCCCGGTCTACCGTGCCTCTTTCACCGGACTTTTCAAGCATCTCTTCGACTTCGTCGGCCAGTACGCGCTCGTCGACAAGCCCGTACTGCTCGCCGCTACAGGCGGGTCGGACCGGCACGCGCTCATCATCGAGCACCAGTTCCGGCCGCTGTTCGGGTTCTTTCAAGCACTCACCCTTCCGATCGGCGTGTACGCCAACGACGCCGAGTTCACCGATGGGGCGGTCAGCAGCCTCGACCTGCAGGAACGCATCGACCTCGCCGTCACTCGCTCGCTGCCGCTGATCCGCAGCAATGTGGCCGAGGCCGACTCGATCGCCAAATACCTGGGTCGATGA
- a CDS encoding aldo/keto reductase: protein MVANANIPTLKLNNGTSIPQLGFGVFRVDPAETTHIVTDALEVGYRHLDTAAIYGNETGVGEAIAASGIAREELFVTTKLWNDRQTDAQAAFDESLGKLGLDYVDLYLIHWPTPEKDTFVEAWKELEKIAATGRAKAIGVSNFLVPHLEKLLAETDVVPAVNQIELHPAHQQPAVTAFSREHGIQIEAWGPLGQGKYPLFDAPEVAAPAEAHGKTPAQVVIRWHLQSGNIVFPKSNRRERMAENFDVFDFELTAAEMATITAMEREGRVSSHPNEVN from the coding sequence ATGGTTGCAAACGCAAATATCCCCACGCTGAAGCTCAACAACGGCACCAGCATCCCGCAGCTCGGCTTCGGCGTCTTCAGGGTCGACCCGGCCGAGACAACGCACATCGTCACCGACGCGCTCGAGGTCGGCTACCGTCACCTCGACACCGCGGCGATCTACGGCAATGAGACCGGCGTCGGCGAAGCGATCGCCGCATCCGGCATCGCGCGCGAGGAGCTCTTCGTCACCACCAAGCTCTGGAACGACCGACAGACGGATGCGCAGGCCGCGTTCGACGAGTCGCTCGGCAAGCTGGGGCTCGACTACGTCGACCTCTACCTGATCCATTGGCCCACCCCCGAGAAGGACACCTTCGTCGAGGCGTGGAAAGAGCTCGAGAAGATCGCCGCAACCGGCCGCGCCAAGGCGATCGGCGTCTCCAACTTCCTCGTGCCGCATCTGGAGAAGCTGCTGGCCGAAACGGATGTGGTGCCGGCGGTCAACCAGATCGAACTGCATCCCGCGCACCAGCAGCCGGCGGTGACCGCGTTCTCCCGCGAGCACGGCATCCAGATCGAAGCCTGGGGTCCGCTCGGCCAGGGCAAGTACCCGCTGTTCGACGCGCCCGAGGTGGCCGCGCCCGCCGAAGCACACGGCAAGACGCCGGCGCAGGTCGTCATCCGCTGGCACCTGCAGAGCGGCAACATCGTGTTCCCGAAGTCGAACCGTCGGGAGCGCATGGCCGAGAACTTCGACGTCTTCGACTTCGAGCTGACGGCCGCCGAGATGGCGACGATCACCGCCATGGAGCGCGAGGGTCGCGTCAGCTCCCACCCCAACGAGGTCAACTGA